A genomic region of Gossypium hirsutum isolate 1008001.06 chromosome D01, Gossypium_hirsutum_v2.1, whole genome shotgun sequence contains the following coding sequences:
- the LOC121214003 gene encoding arabinogalactan protein 23, producing the protein MDMKKISCAVIVAVAASMSEVMAAGAPSPAPASAPGGASASASASASAAAPGPDSSVAISTMPVLGSLVGATLVSFFAYYLQ; encoded by the coding sequence ATGGACATGAAGAAGATCTCGTGCGCCGTCATTGTGGCCGTCGCCGCCTCTATGAGCGAAGTCATGGCTGCTGGCGCTCCATCTCCAGCTCCGGCTTCAGCTCCAGGTGGAGCTTCAGCTTCAGCTTCAGCTTCAGCTTCGGCAGCTGCCCCAGGCCCAGACTCCAGCGTCGCAATCTCAACAATGCCTGTTCTTGGGTCCTTGGTTGGAGCCACCCTTGTTTCTTTCTTTGCCTACTATTTGCAGTAA
- the LOC107922556 gene encoding carboxyl-terminal-processing peptidase 3, chloroplastic isoform X3, whose translation MVEMFPLKSADAAYGKIRGMLSTLGDPFTRIISPKEYQSFRIGSDGNLQGVGLFITVEPKTGHLIVLSCVEGSPAARAGIHDGDELIEINGQRLDGVDSEAAAQRLRGQAGTSVTVKLHRGNGSGSGSSIKEVKLPRELIRLSPISSTVIPHRTPDGRLTKTGYVKLSTFSQTAATEMKNTIHEMENLGVQSYILDLRNNPGGLVKVGLDVAKIWLDGNETLVNTVDRDGHMSPINMANGHALTHDPLVVLVNEGSASASEILAGALHDNGRAILVGHKTFGKGKIQSITELHDGSALFVTVAKYLSPALHDIDQVGITPDVQCTTEMLNSPKETLKGKSSVSSLEADSCIMVAEHELDIQESKGTAS comes from the exons ATGGTGGAAATGTTTCCCTTGAAGTCGGCTGATGCCGCATATGGTAAAATCAGAGGAATGCTTTCAACTCTTGGAGATCCCTTCACTCGGATTATCAGTCCAAAG GAGTATCAAAGTTTTAGAATTGGAAGTGATGGGAATTTGCAAGGAGTTGGTCTATTCATAACTGTCGAACCAAAAACTGGTCATTTG ATTGTTTTGTCATGCGTAGAGGGTAGCCCAGCTGCTCGTGCTGGTATACATGATGGAGATGAGTTGATTGAGATTAATG GGCAGAGACTTGATGGTGTTGATAGTGAAGCAGCAGCCCAGAGGCTTAGAGGCCAAGCCGGAACATCGGTTACAGTAAAGCTCCACAGA GGAAATGGTTCAGGAAGTGGTTCTAGTATCAAAGAG GTCAAACTACCTCGTGAGTTAATTAGGCTTTCACCGATATCCAGTACCGTCATCCCTCATAGAACCCCAGATGGCCGTCTAACAAAGACTGGTTATGTGAAGCTGTCAACATTCTCACAG ACTGCTGCTACAGAAATGAAGAATACAATCCATGAGATGGAGAACCTGGGTGTACAATCGTACATACTGGATTTGCGGAACAACCCG GGAGGTCTAGTGAAAGTTGGACTTGATGTTGCTAAGATATGGCTAGATGGGAATGAGACTCTTGTGAACACAGTTGACCGTGATGGGCATATGTCACCCATCAACATGGCCAATGGCCATGCTCTAACGCATGATCCTCTTGTTGTTCTT GTGAACGAGGGAAGTGCTAGTGCAAGTGAGATTTTGGCAGGTGCACTACACGACAATGGTCGAGCTATCCTTGTTGGCCACAAGACTTTTGGCAAAGGGAAAATTCAG AGTATCACGGAGCTACATGATGGATCTGCTCTTTTCGTAACGGTTGCGAAGTATCTATCACCTGCTCTTCATGACATAGATCAGGTTGGCATAACACCTGATGTGCAGTGCACGACCGAGATGCTGAATTCACCGAAGGAAACACTGAAGGGAAAAAGCTCGGTTTCATCTCTAGAAGCTGATTCATGCATTATGGTAGCAGAGCATGAGTTGGACATTCAAGAATCCAAAGGTACAGCTTCTTGA